One Plasmodium vivax chromosome 13, whole genome shotgun sequence genomic region harbors:
- a CDS encoding hypothetical protein, conserved (encoded by transcript PVX_085260A) produces the protein MRTFLNEIEDLVNEGEVKRSFSEAEELMCNTCKDLIEKKKKNSNAAIHQKIKSFLEEVNFINCTLDEYAKESQRREETSDRGKGQLGELPSQGELFPSKEPDEILKDLVFWELGLKETSPVVGDAKKLLLLISENFGKIESKEFLLTAERALDIRIDDFRRNEISAEYFSKRISQIHADTVNQLARELEEKEKNPTATCRENTSKEGPENDPHDELPKANSTVVSSMERDAGEAATEGVALSNAAISRNGKSGEAKCAAHTPNSGGSSTRRRNRSEQKMVHSNFFHKKKMKLVQRWQKVAEESKLRSDSGSSC, from the exons ATGCGAACCTTCTTAAACGAAATAGAAGACCTCGTGAACGAAGGAGAGGTGAAGAGAAGCTTCAGCGAAGCGGAGGAATTGATGTGCAACACGTGCAAAGACttaatcgaaaaaaaaaaaaaaaacagcaacgCCGCAATTCACCAGAAGATAAAGTCATTCCTCGAGGAAgtcaattttattaactgCACACTTGATGAATATGCCAAGGAGAGCCAACGGAGGGAAGAAACTTCAGACAGGGGGAAGGGACAACTGGGCGAGCTTCCATCCCAGGGGGAGCTCTTCCCCTCCAAGGAGCCAGACGAAATTTTGAAGGACCTCGTTTTTTGGGAATTGGGCTTGAAGGAGACCTCTCCAGTTGTGGGCGAC GCCAAAAAGCTGCTGCTACTAATTAGCGagaattttggaaaaatcgAGAGCAAGGAATTCTTACTGACCGCGGAGAGGGCGCTGGACATTCGAATA gatGACTTCCGGAGGAACGAAATAAGTGCAGAgtatttttccaaaaggaTAAGCCAGATACACGCGGACACTGTG AACCAATTGGCGCGCGAACTagaagagaaggagaagaacccCACTGCGACGTGCCGGGAAAACACATCCAAGGAGGGTCCCGAAAACGATCCGCATGACGAACTGCCCAAGGCGAACTCAACTGTGGTATCTTCCATGGAGCGAGACGCAGGGGAAGCCGCCACGGAAGGGGTGGCACTCTCCAACGCTGCCATCTCTCGAAATGGAAAATCAGGAGAGGCGAAATGTGCAG CGCACACGCCCAActcggggggaagcagcaccCGGCGGAGGAACAGAAGTGAGCAGAAAATGGTCCACTCGAATTTCTTCCACAAGAAAAAG ATGAAGCTCGTGCAACGCTGGCAGAAGGTGGCCGAAGAATCCAAGCTGCGCAGTGACTCGGGCTCGAGTTGTTAA
- a CDS encoding 60S ribosomal protein family L5, putative (encoded by transcript PVX_085275A) — MAYVKVVKNKAYFKRYQVKYRRRREGKTDYRARKALILQDKNKYNAQKLRFVVRKTNCQIICQIASAHIEGDKILAEAKSKELIRYGIPVGLKNYAAAYATGLLCARRFLKSLNLDTQFLGVEKFTDDMNENGDDKEDDEERKPIKAFLDVGITRTTTGNRVFAALKGACDGGLNIPHGTNRFPGSKNEFNPEQLRKNILGIHVAEYMKTLQEEDMDKYKAHFNDYIKNKIDANNIEQMYLSAHEKIKKNPEKVQKGKDKVKKFVAKHEKPKKLNAKLRKKRVKEKLAKYVEKLQ; from the exons atggcgtACGTCAAGGTTGTTAAGAACAAGGCCTACTTTAAGAGGTACCAGGTGAAGTACAGGAGGCGAAGAG agggCAAAACGGACTACCGCGCGCGGAAGGCGCTGATCCTGCAGGACAAAAACAAGTACAACGCGCAGAAGCTGCGATTTGTGGTGCGGAAGACCAACTGCCAGATCATCTGCCAGATAGCGAGCGCGCACATTGAGGGAGACAAAATCCTGGCGGAGGCAAAGTCCAAGGAGCTGATTCGCTATGGAATCCCCGTGGGACTGAAGAACTACGCAGCTGCATACGCCACGGGGTTGCTATGCGCAAGGAGATTTCTCAAGTCCCTCAATTTGGACACCCAATTTTTAGGTGTAGAGAAATTCACAGACGATATGAACGAAAACGGGGATGATAAggaagatgatgaagaaaGAAAACCAATTAAAGCTTTCCTAGATGTTGGTATCACCAGAACGACGACTGGCAATCGAGTCTTTGCTGCTTTGAAGGGAGCATGTGATGGAGGGTTGAATATCCCCCATGGCACGAACAGATTCCCTGGCTCGAAAAATGAGTTTAACCCAGAGCAGCTGAGAAAGAACATCCTGGGCATTCACGTGGCAGAATATATGAAGACGTTACAAGAGGAAGATATGGATAAGTACAAGGCGCACtttaatgattatataaagaacaaaatcgATGCGAATAATATCGAGCAGATGTACCTGAGTGCCCATGAGAAGATTAAGAAAAATCCGGAGAAGGTGCAGAAGGGCAAGGACAAGGTGAAGAAGTTCGTGGCCAAGCACGAGAAGCCCAAGAAGCTCAACGCCAAGTTGAGGAAGAAGCGTGTCAAGGAAAAG TTGGCCAAGTACGTGGAGAAGTTGCAGTGA
- a CDS encoding enoyl-CoA hydratase/isomerase family protein, putative (encoded by transcript PVX_085265A), with protein sequence MLARRSPFARLLSSRTGHAFRRGGFAKLGPPPRRHKSSTTQVEDAPVEESSQQASHHDSHVGLHDSHPFGHRFAHHKYVDFFRDESMSVGIVSFRSAVHGKKNILGDFLEELKNVVEHITNVMANEETNTFYIKEFPRGDNYLVQNMRNRIPYVDNRLKVLILTGGNEPIGSGEASMSGSTPDYNSFLKNDEQLNVQLANSFRYLCNTIQHLPLITISSINGQCHNSGMDLLLSTDFKLSSEESTFGFNKAHLGLLPYGGGTQKLFRAIPMSYAKHLLLTGDTIRAKDALRINLIDICMGHNEDHFVQNSCVHFDANLAKKEKMQIIKESVGTFFADVFSNELFKDRVKDSCFVFSLFFAFQFLFIPTNALQNVKMSILEGMSLAEPNLYLDHDRAVFERNINAPQRAEILAYLKRRVSGAPSVPT encoded by the coding sequence ATGCTCGCGCGGAGGAGCCCCTTCGCGAGGCTGCTGAGCAGCAGGACGGGGCATGCCTTCCGTAGAGGAGGCTTCGCCAAGCTGGGCCCTCCGCCCAGGCGGCACAAAAGTAGCACTACCCAAGTGGAAGACGCGCCAGTGGAGGAGAGCAGCCAGCAAGCTAGTCACCACGATAGCCACGTGGGCCTGCACGATAGCCACCCCTTCGGCCACCGCTTCGCCCACCACAAGTACGTGGACTTCTTCCGAGATGAATCGATGAGCGTCGGCATTGTAAGTTTTAGAAGCGCCGTgcacgggaaaaaaaacattttggggGACTTCCTGGAAGAGCTCAAGAATGTGGTGGAGCACATCACCAACGTCATGGCGAATGAGGAGACGAACACATTTTACATAAAGGAGTTCCCCCGGGGGGACAACTACTTGGTGCAGAACATGCGCAATAGAATTCCCTACGTAGACAATCGCTTAAAGGTGCTCATCCTTACGGGGGGAAATGAACCGATTGGGAGTGGCGAAGCCTCCATGAGTGGGAGCACCCCCGATTATAACTCTTTCCTGAAGAACGACGAGCAGCTGAACGTGCAGCTGGCCAACTCATTCCGCTACCTATGCAACACCATTCAACATTTGCCCCTCATCACCATCAGCAGCATCAACGGTCAGTGCCACAATAGCGGCATGGACCTCCTGCTGTCAACGGATTTCAAACTGTCTAGCGAAGAGAGCACCTTCGGTTTTAACAAAGCACATTTAGGGTTATTACCCTACGGAGGGGGTACGCAGAAGTTGTTCCGAGCCATTCCCATGAGCTACGCGAAGCATTTGCTACTTACAGGAGACACCATCAGAGCGAAGGACGCCCTACGGATTAACCTCATAGATATATGCATGGGGCATAATGAAGaccattttgtgcaaaacTCTTGCGTCCATTTTGATGCCAATTTggcgaaaaaggagaagatgcaaattataaaagaaagCGTTGGAACATTCTTTGCAGACGTTTTCTCAAACGAGTTATTTAAGGATAGGGTGAAGGACAGCTGCTTTgtcttttccctcttttttgccttccagtttttatttattcctaCCAACGCTTTGCAGAATGTTAAAATGAGCATCCTGGAGGGCATGTCGCTCGCAGAGCCCAACTTGTATTTGGACCACGACAGGGCTGTGTTCGAGCGAAACATTAACGCACCCCAGAGGGCCGAAATCCTCGCCTATTTGAAGCGCAGGGTGAGCGGCGCGCCCTCAGTGCCTACttag
- a CDS encoding hypothetical protein (encoded by transcript PVX_085285A) yields MSKEDHRKLFAGLFHNDKEVCRGLYGQLRKRTEEHEGPDDSYVKIKKRRSTPASRFNRTSKKRLNLSDALVSEMMRNYHKRVYVGMEKGLLAKLDSQRGRRKNGSSELGGQNGQETSKEKNEYHFMLSLMEQEGEDSSGDELTEVYCDGGEANFVRDVEGSPNLSTHSGSDFSTGSDGSTASRGSTPSSESTSSHGSTPSSVDDDVVRAKRKGKNRAIGPNRRPPPQKKKGGVTNKKSYAKREEETKKKKEPPLGSSKHRNVDVDVLENFDVYRSGKNRSCGFFFLLVKVCLDKHNDPNVDEREKQTYRNYVTYVLNKYGHHGDFENPYILEMIPKEWSLEEVLHFVSLNLKKRNSLYMCMHFYHNLVKANYLSASYELIGGKEQRLLVKDKL; encoded by the coding sequence ATGAGCAAAGAGGACCACCGCAAACTTTTTGCAGGTCTCTTCCACAACGATAAGGAGGTCTGCCGAGGGTTATATGGGCAGCTGCGGAAGCGAACGGAGGAGCACGAAGGACCCGATGATAGTTATGTGAAGataaagaagaggaggagtaCCCCTGCAAGCCGCTTCAACCGAACAAGCAAGAAAAGGCTCAATCTCAGTGACGCACTCGTCAGTGAGATGATGAGGAACTACCACAAGCGGGTCTACGTCGGCATGGAAAAGGGGTTACTAGCCAAGCTGGACagccaaaggggaagaagaaaaaacgggAGCAGTGAGCTCGGTGGACAGAATGGCCAAGAGACgtccaaagaaaaaaacgaataccATTTTATGCTAAGTCTGATGGAgcaagaaggggaagactCAAGTGGGGATGAACTAACAGAGGTGTATTGcgatgggggggaagctAACTTTGTGAGGGACGTTGAGGGTAGCCCCAATTTGTCTACCCATTCTGGGAGCGACTTCAGCACAGGCTCAGACGGGAGTACCGCTTCCAGGGGGAGTACCCCTTCCAGTGAAAGTACCTCTTCCCATGGGAGCACCCCCTCCAGTGTTGACGACGATGTGGTGCGAGCGAaacggaaggggaagaaccgTGCGATCGGTCCAAACAGgaggcctcccccccaaaagaaaaagggaggagtTACGAACAAGAAGAGCTAcgcgaaaagggaagaggaaacaaaaaagaaaaaggaaccccccctCGGAAGTAGCAAACACAGGAACGTAGATGTAGACGTGTTAGAAAATTTCGACGTGTACCGAAGTGGAAAGAACCGATCGTGTGgattcttcttcctccttgtGAAGGTGTGCCTAGACAAACACAACGACCCAAACGTTGATGAGAGGGAAAAGCAAACCTACAGGAACTACGTCACTTATGTGCTGAACAAGTATGGCCATCACGGTGACTTTGAAAATCCATATATTCTTGAAATGATTCCGAAGGAGTGGTCCCTGGAGGAGGTCCTTCACTTTGTCAGTCTAAACCTAAAGAAGAGGAACAGCctgtacatgtgcatgcactTTTACCACAACTTGGTTAAGGCCAACTACTTGAGCGCGTCCTACGAGCTCATCGGGGGAAAGGAGCAACGGCTCCTCGTCAAGGACAAGCTGTAA
- a CDS encoding DNA-directed DNA polymerase, putative (encoded by transcript PVX_085255A) codes for MNVNWISHLENLLDKKRSRERSDHAKEIKTERKVHRYSSHQGSTHQGNTHQGNTHQGNTHQECSPPLSRQHVGGDHLGSPPECDYRQLHAYRIEKAILENYKKEHIRELYPWQAECLSLLKTVRWEEGESFLFVAPTSGGKTLVAEIFAFEQMDQTEKTFFLFPLNSLINEKMSYLKKLCRGTSIKVGSELAENDIVLCTYERMNNYLNRNKLEGQGGMGGMEVGMEVGTNVGMNVGMNVGMNVGMNVGVKLGMGGCPPQGSSANPQGSSANRGGDPPHNYLIVIDEFHLISEKGRGIYIENIISKIIFLNRKQRQAKIKVICMSGTLNNFPALKKWMNAKIYVSPYRRPQEIKEHYICNCGVYRKEKEGCPFSYLCNVYDFYRSWADKSGEQGAKRFLYNVASVSSFKRCNLSDEMNTFHQNTKGNIAHFLKMKKNPSVNNSLVHSLLCFSLHSRVNNLNTLIFCSTKKNCEVYISLINQYFSAFPVEDTPEDVQLRRDKLNESIRQLDGYAHSTMSKLVANGICYYYSDITNSVKRLIEVAYKEKTLFLLTCTSTLSVGLNLLVDRVLISSPFIAQNFLSITQYRQMIGRAARQKKGDSFLLVEKRHEKKMLQIFQESCTNITSTMNDGGSLDEMEKYLIEFLCLVDARPVSLRDVVVMLSFSLCFAEVTQGSETQSSETELSEAQFGERQLCETKLGETKLMEGQLCETKLMEGHSADQSANQTADQSANQPDDQSANQPDDQPAHHPAAASAPGCPLEVDEENFTPSERAFYEAKKEQIHAVLNVLIQHKCVQVESNRRRLRLTNFCRSLCVSNFTASFGSELLLEVKKYDRVHLFNHSFHLCYLCSAHNLNVASFSYCLPFLKNLIGMICSDSHTKHIIFQVLEFDSDVINMLALRNQNNCFWKKRKKYFAEDQMERKHNKLYLSILLFLHLKGTTCSALCSLFKITEDVLQSVLQHTYMHVHILISFFDQLDEWILSSLLRKFLLNFRACRLASEEGGRARAPRGRRALRGGHTRERSANERPG; via the coding sequence ATGAACGTGAATTGGATCAGCCACCTCGAAAATCTGCTCGACAAAAAGAGAAGCCGCGAGAGGAGCGACCACGCGAAAGAGATTAAGACGGAAAGGAAGGTGCACAGGTATAGCAGCCACCAGGGGAGCACCCACCAGGGAAACACCCACCAGGGGAACACCCACCAGGGGAACACCCACCAGGAGTGTAGCCCCCCCCTGAGCAGGCAACATGTGGGGGGAGACCATTTGGGGAGCCCCCCGGAGTGCGACTACCGACAGTTGCACGCATACCGCATAGAGAAAGCCATTTTAGAAAActacaaaaaggaacacataaGGGAGTTATACCCCTGGCAGGCAGAATGTCTAAGTCTGCTGAAGACGGTTAGGTgggaggaaggggaaagcttcctcttcgtcgCCCCCACGTCAGGAGGCAAAACCCTCGTGGCTGAGATCTTTGCCTTTGAGCAGATGGACCAGACGGAAAAGaccttctttttgtttcccctaaATTCGctaataaatgaaaagatgAGTTACCTGAAGAAGCTGTGCAGGGGGACGAGCATCAAGGTGGGGAGCGAGTTGGCGGAGAATGACATCGTCTTGTGCACCTACGAGAGGATGAACAATTATTTGAATAGGAACAAGTTGGAGGGGCAGGGGGGCATGGGGGGCATGGAAGTGGGCATGGAAGTGGGTACAAACGTGGGCATGAACGTGGGCATGAACGTGGGCATGAACGTGGGCATGAACGTGGGTGTGAAGTTGGGGATGGGCGGTTGCCCCCCCCAAGGAAGTAGCGCCAACCCCCAAGGAAGTAGTGCCAACCGAGGGGGCGACCCCCCCCACAACTACCTCATCGTGATCGACGAGTTCCACCTGATaagcgaaaagggaagagggaTCTACATAGAGAACATCATTTCCAAAATTATATTCCTCAACAGAAAGCAAAGGCAAGCAAAGATAAAGGTCATCTGCATGAGTGGCACGCTGAACAATTTCCCCGCCTTGAAAAAGTGGAtgaatgcaaaaatatacgtGTCCCCTTATAGACGTCCCCAAGAGATAAAGGAGCACTACATCTGCAACTGTGGAGTGTAtaggaaggagaaggaagggTGTCCCTTTTCATACCTTTGCAATGTGTATGATTTCTACCGGTCATGGGCGGATAAATCTGGTGAGCAAGGAGCTAAGCGGTTCCTCTACAACGTTGCCAGTGTTAGCAGCTTCAAGAGGTGCAACCTGAGCGACGAAATGAATACGTTCCACCAGAATACCAAAGGTAATATTGCTCACTTtttgaagatgaagaagaacccCTCAGTGAACAACAGCCTCGTCCACTCTCTCCTCTGCTTCTCTCTACACAGCCGAGTGAATAATTTAAACACTCTTATCTTCTGCtcgacgaaaaaaaattgcgaagtGTATATCAGCTTGATTAACCAGTATTTCAGTGCCTTCCCTGTGGAGGACACCCCGGAGGATGTGCAGCTCAGGAGGGATAAGCTAAACGAGAGCATCCGTCAGCTGGATGGGTATGCACACAGTACCATGAGCAAGTTGGTGGCGAACGGGATCTGCTACTACTATAGCGATATAACAAATTCGGTGAAGCGATTGATCGAGGTGGCTTACAAGGAGAAGACGCTTTTCTTGCTCACCTGCACGTCGACCCTCTCCGTTGGGTTGAACTTGCTCGTAGATAGAGTCTTAATATCATCCCCCTTCATCGCCCAGAACTTTCTAAGCATCACACAGTATCGGCAGATGATTGGCCGCGCGGCGAGGCAGAAGAAGGGGGACTCCTTTCTGCTGGTGGAGAAAAGgcacgagaaaaaaatgctgcagATATTTCAGGAGAGCTGCACGAACATTACGAGCACAATGAACGACGGGGGGTCCCTGGACGAGATGGAAAAGTACCTGATTGAGTTCCTCTGCCTGGTGGACGCGCGGCCCGTGTCCCTGCGCGATGTAGTTGTGATGCTGTCCTTTTCGCTCTGCTTCGCGGAGGTGACGCAGGGGAGCGAAACGCAATCGAGCGAAACGGAGTTGAGCGAGGCGCAGTTTGGCGAGAGGCAGTTGTGCGAAACGAAGTTGGGAGAAACCAAGTTGATGGAGGGGCAGTTGTGCGAAACGAAGTTGATGGAGGGGCATTCCGCTGACCAGTCGGCTAACCAAACCGCTGACCAATCTGCTAACCAACCCGATGACCAATCTGCTAACCAACCCGATGACCAACCCGCTCACCACCCCGCCGCTGCCTCCGCGCCTGGCTGCCCCCTCGAAGTTGACGAGGAAAACTTCACCCCCAGCGAGCGCGCCTTCTACGAAGCGAAGAAGGAGCAAATCCACGCCGTGCTGAATGTGCTGATCCAGCACAAGTGCGTCCAAGTGGAGAGCAACCGACGGAGACTCCGCCTCACCAACTTCTGCAGATCCCTATGTGTAAGCAACTTCACGGCATCCTTCGGATCAGAGCTCCTATtagaagtgaaaaaatatgataggGTGCACCTGTTCAACCACAGCTTCCACCTTTGCTACCTCTGCTCGGCACACAACCTGAATGTCGCCTCCTTCTCCTActgcctcccctttttaaaaaacctAATCGGTATGATCTGCTCGGACAGTCACACCAAGCACATCATTTTTCAAGTCTTAGAATTCGATAGCGACGTCATTAACATGCTGGCGTTGAGGAATCAAAACAATTGCTTttggaagaagaggaagaaatattttgcaGAGGATCAGATGGAGAGGAAACACAATAAGTTGtatctctccattttgctttttctacACTTGAAGGGAACGACCTGCTCCGCTCTTTgctctctttttaaaataacggAGGATGTTCTTCAGTCCGTTTTGCAGCACACGTACATGCACGTGCACATTTTGATTTCGTTTTTCGACCAGCTGGACGAGTGGATCCTCTCCAGCTTGCTGAGGAAGTTCCTCCTCAACTTTAGGGCCTGCAGGCTCGCCTCGGAGGAGGGGGGGCGCGCCAGGGCGCCCCGGGGGCGCAGGGCCCTCCGCGGGGGGCACACTCGGGAGCGTTCAGCTAATGAGCGGCCCGGTTGA
- a CDS encoding ribosomal protein L7a, putative (encoded by transcript PVX_085270A) → MAKDKKQLKKPSKKTPAPCPLSNKKTVKKDIKKERKKGIRSNPLIFEKKKKSNIIGVGVRAKRDLSKYVKWPKYIRIQRKKKILLERLKVPPSINQFNHTLSKSQTQDLVNFLKGYKPESKAEKKKRLLNKAKDALNKVASRDKKPMMIKYGINHITKLVERKKANLVVIANDVCPIELVLFLPTLCRLKDIPYCIVKDKATLGRLVHKKTATAICVQNVLKEDQEKLDYFAKICRENFNDNVDIRRKWGGQKMSAKSMMLKKLKDKARKIEEAKKKEISAKL, encoded by the exons ATG GCGAAGGATAAAAAGCAACTTAAGAAACCCTCGAAGAAAACGCCAGCGCCCTGCCCGCtgagcaacaaaaaaaccGTGAAGAAGGACATaaagaaggaaaggaaaaagggaattcGAAGCAACCCACTCATCTtcgagaaaaagaagaagagtaACATAATCGGTGTGGGTGTCCGTGCCAAGAGGGACCTATCCAAGTATGTCAAGTGGCCCAAGTACATTCGCATccagaggaagaagaagattcTTTTGGAGAGGCTGAAGGTCCCCCCCTCCATTAACCAGTTCAACCACACGCTGTCGAAGAGCCAGACCCAAGATCTGGTGAACTTCCTCAAGGGGTACAAGCCAGAGTCCAaggcggaaaagaaaaagaggctTCTGAACAAAGCCAAGGATGCACTGAACAAGGTGGCTTCAAGAGACAAAAAGCCGATGATGATAAAATACGGCATTAACCACATCACCAAGTTGGTGGAGAGAAAGAAGGCCAACCTTGTGGTGATTGCCAACGATGTGTGCCCAATCGAATTGGTACTCTTCCTTCCCACCTTATGTCGACTGAAGGACATTCCCTACTGCATTGTGAAGGACAAAGCGACTCTGGGAAGACTCGTTCATAAGAAAACAGCCACAGCCATTTGTGTGCAGAATGTTTTGAAAGAGGACCAGGAGAAATTGGACtactttgcaaaaatatgcagAGAGAATTTCAACGACAATGTGGATATTAGAAGAAAGTGGGGAGGCCAGAAAATGAGCGCCAAGTCCATGATGCTGAAGAAGCTCAAGGACAAGGCGAGGAAGATCGAGGAGgccaagaagaaggaaatctCCGCCAAGCTGTGA